The genome window CACCCATGCGCAGGATGGCCTTGGCAAACAGCTCATTGGCCGACGCCGAGCCCGAGCCATTGACGTTGGCGAACTTGATGACGAAGTCGTTTGTGGCCATTAGGGGCATGCGTTGCTCCACGTGAGTGGCTGTTGGCTGGGCGCTGAAAGAGCGTTCTTGTCCGCAAAGGACGCAAAGGACGCAAAGTAGAGCAAGCGCAATTTCTCAGAGCTGTTCAATCGTGCAAGTGCCAACGAGTCGGTGCGGCAGCGCTGCACGGGTTTGCAGACCCGTCGGATCGATTCCGGCGCATCTGTCGAAAACAGATCAAGCATTTGCTTCTCTTCGCGTCCTTTGCGTCCTTCGCGGACAAACTCTTTTGCTCCGGTCACGCCGCCGCCCTCAGCCCCGAGCGACACCCCGGCCCGGCGTGCGTCATCTCCAGCAGGAACTTCTGCATGTCCCAGGCGCCGGTGGGGCAGCGTTCGGCGCAGAGGCCGCAGTGCAGGCACAGGTCCTCGTCCTTGACCATGGCGCGGCCGGTCTTGAGGCCGTCGGCGACGTACAGATCCTGGGTCAGGTTCAGCGCCGGCGCGGTCAGGCGCTGGCGCAGTTCGGATTCCTCGGCGTTGGCGACAAAGCTGATGCAGTCCATCGGGCAGATGTCGACGCAGGCATCGCACTCGATGCACTTGTTGAGCGTGAACACGGTCTGCACGTCGCAGTTCAGGCAACGCTCGGCTTCCTTGAAAGCCAGCACCGGATCAAAGCCAAGCTCGACCTCGGTGCTGATGCTGTTCAGGGTGATTTCCGCCGGCGCCCACGGCACCTTGTTGCGGGCGGCGTTGGTGATGTCGTTGTCGTAGCTCCACTCGTGGATGCCCATCTTCTGCGAGATCATCACCGTGGCCGGCAAGGGGCGCTGGGCAATGTCCTCACCGCTGAGCATTTTGTCGATGCTGACCGCAGCCTCGTGGCCATGGGCGACGGCCCAGATGATGTTCTTGGGGCCGAAGGCGGCATCGCCACCGAAGAACACGTTTGGCAATGTCGACTGATGGGTGCGCTCGTCCAGCTTGGGCAGGCCCCAGCGGTCGAATTCGATGCCCAGATCCTGCTCGATCCAGGGAAAGGCATTCTCCTGCCCGACGGCGATCAGCACTTCGTCGCAGCCGATCTCGACATCGGGCTCGCCGCTGGGCAGCAGCTGGCGCCGGCCATTGGCATCGATCTCGGGCCTGACCTGCTGGAAGCGCATGCCGGTCAGGCGCCCGTCCTGATGCAGAAAAGCCAGCGGCACCAGATAGTTGCGGATCGGAATGCCCTCGTGCTGGGCATCCTCCTTTTCCCAGGGCGAGGCTTTCATCTCCTCGAAACCCGAGCGCACCACCACGGTCACTTCCTTGCCGCCCAGACGCCGGGCGGAACGGCAACAATCCATCGCCGTGTTGCCGCCACCGAGCACGATCACGCGCTCGCCCACGGCGCTGACATGCCCGAAGGACACCGAGGCCAGCCAGTCGATGCCGATATGGATATGGGCTGCGGCTTCGCTGCGGCCCGGCAATTGCAGATCGCGCCCGCGCGGCGCGCCGCAGCCGACGAA of Rhodanobacteraceae bacterium contains these proteins:
- a CDS encoding FAD-dependent oxidoreductase is translated as MQSTDIRQPDYFHKVVDCQWACPAHTPVPEYIRLIAAGRHADAYMVNWKSNVFPGVLGRTCDRPCEPACRRGRVEESSGHTPEPVAICRLKRVAADNKGDVAERMPKPAARKNGKRVACVGAGPASLTVARDLSPLGYEVIVFDGEAKAGGFIRSQIPRFRLPESVIDEEVGYCLDLGAEFRSGQRIESMRALLAEGYDAVFVGCGAPRGRDLQLPGRSEAAAHIHIGIDWLASVSFGHVSAVGERVIVLGGGNTAMDCCRSARRLGGKEVTVVVRSGFEEMKASPWEKEDAQHEGIPIRNYLVPLAFLHQDGRLTGMRFQQVRPEIDANGRRQLLPSGEPDVEIGCDEVLIAVGQENAFPWIEQDLGIEFDRWGLPKLDERTHQSTLPNVFFGGDAAFGPKNIIWAVAHGHEAAVSIDKMLSGEDIAQRPLPATVMISQKMGIHEWSYDNDITNAARNKVPWAPAEITLNSISTEVELGFDPVLAFKEAERCLNCDVQTVFTLNKCIECDACVDICPMDCISFVANAEESELRQRLTAPALNLTQDLYVADGLKTGRAMVKDEDLCLHCGLCAERCPTGAWDMQKFLLEMTHAGPGCRSGLRAAA